In one Pseudomonas tensinigenes genomic region, the following are encoded:
- the eutC gene encoding ethanolamine ammonia-lyase subunit EutC: MSHMEKPPVDPQNPWLELRRLTPARIALGRTGTSLPTSAQLDFQFAHAQARDAVHLPFDHAGLSAQLGERGRESLLLHSAAVDRNSYLQRPDLGRKLSDESAQALRDYAAAHPGGVDLAIVVADGLSALAVHRHTLPFLNRLEEQMSADGWSMAPVVLVEQGRVAVGDEIGQLLGAKMLVMLIGERPGLSSPDSLGLYFTYNPKVGLTDAYRNCISNVRLEGLSYGMAAHRLLYLMREACRRQLSGVNLKDEAQVQTLESDAGVDMKGNFLLDPPTT, translated from the coding sequence ATGAGTCACATGGAAAAACCGCCTGTGGACCCGCAGAACCCGTGGCTGGAACTGCGCCGCCTGACCCCGGCGCGCATCGCTCTCGGCCGCACCGGCACCAGCCTGCCGACCAGCGCGCAACTGGATTTCCAGTTTGCCCACGCGCAGGCACGCGATGCCGTGCACTTGCCGTTCGATCACGCTGGCCTCAGCGCGCAACTCGGTGAGCGCGGGCGCGAAAGCCTGCTGCTGCACAGTGCCGCCGTAGATCGAAACAGCTATCTGCAACGTCCGGATCTGGGCCGCAAGCTCAGCGATGAATCGGCGCAGGCCTTGCGTGATTACGCGGCGGCGCATCCCGGCGGTGTCGATCTGGCGATTGTCGTGGCCGATGGCCTTTCGGCGTTGGCGGTGCATCGGCATACGTTGCCGTTTCTCAATCGGCTGGAAGAGCAAATGAGCGCTGACGGCTGGTCGATGGCGCCCGTGGTTCTGGTGGAACAGGGACGCGTTGCCGTCGGTGATGAAATCGGCCAGTTGCTCGGCGCAAAAATGCTGGTAATGCTGATCGGCGAGCGCCCGGGCCTCAGTTCGCCGGACAGCCTCGGTTTATATTTCACCTACAATCCAAAGGTCGGCCTGACCGATGCCTACCGCAACTGCATTTCCAATGTGCGGCTCGAAGGTTTGAGCTACGGCATGGCGGCGCACCGCTTGCTTTATCTGATGCGCGAAGCCTGTCGGCGGCAGTTGTCGGGGGTCAACCTGAAGGACGAAGCACAGGTTCAGACGCTGGA